The window TCGCCGGCTGCAGAATAACGAAAAAGTTTGCTTTTTTTCTAATGCTTGTCATTCAACCTTTCGATGTCATCTTAAGGACATAAATCCAAATGGTCTACTACTTAAAAAGACAATAAAGAGCATGAGAATTTGGAAGTAAATTATAGTCATCTATAGCCGTACAAAGAGCCATTTGTTTTAACCAAATTCCTCATCCTGACGTATTACCTAATTTAATAACTTATCAAATCTGCATCAAAACCCAAGCTCTTTAAATTAGCTTTTGCTTTAATCAAAGTCTCTTCATACTCCTTAACCGGGTCAGAATCCCAAACAATACCACTTCCAACGTAAATTGAACATCTATCCTTTGTAAAAATCATCTGTCTTATAGCTACACTCATAACAAAGTCTAAATTTGGTTTTATCAAAAACGTTGCTCCACAGTAAACAGACCTTTTTTTATCTTCAAGCTCATCTATAATTTCCATAGCCCTTTTTTTTGGTGCTCCAGTGACAGACCCGGGCGGGAACGTATTTAAAATAACTTCTTCAAAAGATAGTTTTTCTTTTAATATCCCTTTCACGGTAGAACTCATCTGAAATAGTGTTGAATACTTATCTACTTTAAAAAGCTCTTCAACTTTTACATTATTGGCTATTTTTGATAAATCATTTCTCATTAAATCTGTAATCATTAAATTTTCTGCTCTTTCTTTTTCAGAATTTATAAGCTGATTTTTTAATACTTCATCTTCTAACTCATTTAAGCCTCTTTTTATAGTACCTTTTATTGGCTTTGTGATTATCTCTCTTCCTTTCTTTTCTAAAAAAAGCTCCATAGAACCAGAAATAAGAGAAAAATTTAGATTTTTTATAAACATCATATAAGGCGTAGGCTGAGTTTTCACAAGGTTCAAAAAGACGCTAAAAGGATAAAAAATTCCATAAACATCAATTCTATGAGATAGATTGGCTTGGTATACATCTCCTTTTGATATGTAATCTTTTATTTTCTCTACTTTTTGGATAAATTCAGATTTCCTTGTGTTAAACTTTATCTGCTTGATTATTGATTTTTCGGATGGTAAATCTAAACGCTCTTTAAACTCAAACTTTTTATATAGATTTACAAAAATTTTAGGCAAAGCTAAATCATCCTTCTTTAAATTTTTAGAATTTAGAATGTGCTTATTAAAGTCATAACTAATAAATCCCAATGCATAAAGATTATGTCTTTTTATAAGCTTTTCTAAAATCAGTAAAGGTCTTTTTGTTTTTATTTCATCTTCATTTATCCTAAGAATGTCATTATCATAAACGACCTTGAATATTGGTTTTTCAAATACATAAAAACCCTTTTTATCAAGCCAACCATTTTCAGATGTGTATAAAACTGTTTGCCCTGCTTTCATTAACTCCTTCCAAAAAGTTGAAATGATATAATAATTACTATACCATCTTAAATAGTAGGAGATAAATTTTGAACCTTGACAATTTAAAGTTTAATCAAGATGGATTGATTCCGGTTATTACTCAAAACTATTATACTGGAAAAATATTAATGCAAGCATACGCAAACAAAGAAGCTATAGAAGAAACATTAAAATCTGGATATGCAACTTATTTTTCCCGTTCAAGAAATGCTTTATGGAAAAAAGGTGAAACTTCTGGAAATTATCAAAAAATCATGGATATAAAGGTTGATTGTGATGAAGACAGTATTATATACCTTGTTGTAGAAGAAGGTCCGGCATGCCATACAGGAGAAGAAAGCTGTTTTTATAGAAATCTAAATCTTGAAAAAGATTTCAAGCCGGTTCCTTTTGAGATACTTCATAAACTCTATGAAAAGATTCAAGAAAGAAAAGAGACCATGCCAGAAGGCTCTTACGTTGCATCTCTATTTAAAAAAGGAAGCGACAAAATAATTCAAAAAGTTGGTGAAGAAGCCGTAGAAGCTGTTATAGCGTTAAAAAATAAAAATAAAGATGAAATTGTGTATGAAACATCCGATTTACTTTTTCATCTGTTGATTGCATTGGTTGACGCCGGTGTTAAACTATCTGATATAGAAGAAGAATTGTTAAAAAGGTATAAGTAGAGGTCTGATAATATGGCTACTCAAAGCGTAAGTAAAGAATTTTTAAAGGAGTTGTATGAAAAAGATTATTATAGATGGGTAAATGAAAATCTTCAGCTTTTAAAAGAAAAAGAATATGACTCCGTTGACTGGGAAAATCTTCTTGAGGAGATTGAAGATTTGGGAAGGAAACATTTGGAGAGTGTAATAAGCTACATGGCGATAATCTTACAGCATCTTTACAAGATTGATAATTTTAAAATTTACGAATATTCAGGTAAGGGCTGGATTAATAGTGTACTGCATGCAAGAAAGAGCTTAGAAAAACTTTTTTTAGAATACCCATCTTTAAAACAAAAAGCAGTTGAAAATATTGAAAAAGCTTGGAAGCGAGCAGTAATAGATTTAGTATATTGGTTTCAAAGACCGGAGAATGAAGAATTAGCTAAAAAGTTTTTTGGAAGATTGCCAACAGAAAAAGATTTTCCAGAAAAATGTCCATATACATACAAGCAGATTTTTGAATATAAACCATGGATTAAGGAGGATTATTAAAGATGGAAAGAGCTACAGATTTCTGCTTACCAGGAATTGATGAAAAAGGAAATGAGATTAATTTTTGTCTTAAAGACTATCTTGGAAAAGATAAAGACATTATTCTTTACTTTTATCCAAAGGACGATACACCCGGTTGTACAACGGAAGCATGCGATTTTAGAGATAATTTAAATATATTACAAAATTACGCTATAGTCGTTGGAGTTAGTCCAGATAGCATTGAAAGCCATAAAAAATTTAAAGAAAAGTATGGTTTGAATTTTATTCTTTTGTCTGATAAAAACAAAGAAGTCATGAAACAGTATGGAGCTTATGGCAAAAAAGTTATGTATGGCAAAGAGACAGAAGGAGTTATTAGGTCTACATTTATAATTTCACCCGATGGCAGTATTAAAAAAGCTTGGAAAAATGTAAAAGCTAAAGGTCATGTTGAACAAATATTAAAATTTCTTGGAGTTAAGTCTTGATAAAAGATGTTGAAGCTTTAATATTAGAAAACAGATTTATCTCTGGAAAAACTTACATGCTAAGGCTCAAAGCCCCAGAAATTGCAAGATTTGTAAAGCCGGCTCATTTTGTCATGATAAAGCCAACGCTTCAAGATTTTTACGACCCATTGCTTAGAAGAGCCTTTGCCATAGCCGATGTAGAAGATGACACTATAGTTGTTTACTATGACGTTTATGGAAAAGGAACATATGCAATTTCTCAAAAGAAAGAAGGAGAAACGATAAACGTCCTTGGACCACTTGGCAACAGACTATTTCCTGAAGATTATGATAATTATATCGTTGTAGGTGGTGGCATTGGTTATACCGGCTTAAGTTTATTTTTAAAGCAGTTAAAAAAGCACAACAAAAGATTTGTAGCAATTTACGGAGCAAGGAAAAAAGAAGATTTATCAATGATTAAATGGAATGAAGAAAACCAAATACAGCCAATATATTATACAGAAGATGGAAGCTTTGGAAGAAAAGGATTAGTCACGCAGGATTTAAAAGATATTATAAAATCAAATCCAAATGCACCACTAATAGTTTGCGGTCCAAAAGGAATGATGAAAGCAGTAGCAAAAATAGCCAAGGAAGAAAATGCATTATGCTATCTATCCCTTGAAAGTAGAATGGCTTGCGGAATTGGTATCTGCGTTGGCTGTGTAGTCAAGGATGTTAAAAATGATACATACGTAAGAGTATGCTATGAAGGTCCTGTCTTTGAGGCTAATGAGATTGAATTATAAAAATTTCAAAAAAAGCTTAATATTCTTCACAGGCTTTATGACAATTTTATTACTTCTCACCTCTTTTAATTCATTTGCCGAGACAACTATTGAACCAAAAATAATTGAGTATAAAGGTGTAAAAGCTGAAGATTTAAGAAAGGTAAATCAACAAGTCAATGCTTTATATCTAAGACAAAAACAGTTAGAAGAAAAAATAAGTCAAATCGAAAAACTTAAAAATGTATCACAAACAGATAAAAAACTAATTGAGTATTTCTTAACAGAAATTGAAGAGCTAAAAAAGAATCAAGAAGAGCTAAAAAATCAAATAACAAATTTTGAAAAAGAAACAAAAAAATCTTTTTTTATGTTAAACCTAATTCAATTTATAACCTTTGGAATATTTGTTGTTTTCATGACCTTACTTTATAACTACAAGAAAGATACCGGTAGAGAAATAAAGGAAGTTAGCGAAAAAGTTGATAAAATTCAAGAAAGGTCAGATGCTGAAATGATTTTATCTCTTATTGAAAAAGCTAAAACCGACCCAAAAGCAGCAGAAATATTACAAACATACTTAAAAAGCAGAGGTGAAGCAGATGAAGTATGAAATAACAAAGATCTTTAGATTTGAAGCAGGGCATAGAGTTTGGAAGCAAAACCTTGCAGAAGGTAAAACCGCAGTCCTTTCAGGATACGCATGTACAGATAACAAATGCAGAAATTTACACGGACACAGCTATATTCTTGAAGTAACCGTTGGCTCTGATACATTAAACGAGCAGGATGTTGTCGTGGATTTTTATCATATTAAGAATGCTTTGAAAGATTTAGTAGACAACGTGTTTGACCATTCTTTTATAATAGACAAAAACGACCCGCTTTATCCAATATTTAAAGAGCATTTTAAAGACTTAAAGATTACCGAAGTTGATTTTTGTCCAACAGCTGAGGCATTGGCTAAATATTTTTATGATTATTTGGCTCAAAAGCTTAAAGAAGCAAATCTTGAAGAGGATATAAAAGTAGTTCAAATTACCCTTTGGGAAACTGCAACAGGTAAAGCAACTTATAAAGGTGAGTAGTATTTGGAAATAGTAAAACTTCTGCCTGTAATATTAATTATGTTAATCTTTACAGGATTATATTTTTTTGTTGGTGTTAAGTTTATAAAAAAGTGGAGGAAAAAAGGTGGCAATCATTAAGCCATACAAAGGAATCTATCCAAAGATAGACCAAACGGTTTTTGTTGCTGAAAATGCTGTAATCATTGGAGATGTTGAGATAGGTAAAGATTCAAGTATTTGGTATAATGTAGTTATAAGAGGCGATGTTAACTACATTAGAATTGGCGAAAGAACTAACATCCAAGATGGAACTATTATTCATGTAGACCATAAAAGATATCCAACAGTAATAGGTAATAATGTGACAGTAGGTCATAAAGTTATGCTTCATGCCTGCACGATAGAAGACTACTGTTTAATTGGGATGTCTGCAACTGTTATGGATGGTGTAATTGTAGGGAAATACTCAATAGTTGCAGCAGGAGCATTGGTCACACCCGGTAAAGTTATAGAGCCATACTCTT of the Sulfurihydrogenibium sp. genome contains:
- a CDS encoding peroxiredoxin, which encodes MERATDFCLPGIDEKGNEINFCLKDYLGKDKDIILYFYPKDDTPGCTTEACDFRDNLNILQNYAIVVGVSPDSIESHKKFKEKYGLNFILLSDKNKEVMKQYGAYGKKVMYGKETEGVIRSTFIISPDGSIKKAWKNVKAKGHVEQILKFLGVKS
- a CDS encoding gamma carbonic anhydrase family protein, which codes for MAIIKPYKGIYPKIDQTVFVAENAVIIGDVEIGKDSSIWYNVVIRGDVNYIRIGERTNIQDGTIIHVDHKRYPTVIGNNVTVGHKVMLHACTIEDYCLIGMSATVMDGVIVGKYSIVAAGALVTPGKVIEPYSLWAGVPAKFVRKLTEEEIAWLEKSAENYVKYKNSYLEEELK
- a CDS encoding DUF29 domain-containing protein, with amino-acid sequence MATQSVSKEFLKELYEKDYYRWVNENLQLLKEKEYDSVDWENLLEEIEDLGRKHLESVISYMAIILQHLYKIDNFKIYEYSGKGWINSVLHARKSLEKLFLEYPSLKQKAVENIEKAWKRAVIDLVYWFQRPENEELAKKFFGRLPTEKDFPEKCPYTYKQIFEYKPWIKEDY
- a CDS encoding 6-carboxytetrahydropterin synthase codes for the protein MKYEITKIFRFEAGHRVWKQNLAEGKTAVLSGYACTDNKCRNLHGHSYILEVTVGSDTLNEQDVVVDFYHIKNALKDLVDNVFDHSFIIDKNDPLYPIFKEHFKDLKITEVDFCPTAEALAKYFYDYLAQKLKEANLEEDIKVVQITLWETATGKATYKGE
- a CDS encoding viral A-type inclusion protein; this translates as MTILLLLTSFNSFAETTIEPKIIEYKGVKAEDLRKVNQQVNALYLRQKQLEEKISQIEKLKNVSQTDKKLIEYFLTEIEELKKNQEELKNQITNFEKETKKSFFMLNLIQFITFGIFVVFMTLLYNYKKDTGREIKEVSEKVDKIQERSDAEMILSLIEKAKTDPKAAEILQTYLKSRGEADEV
- a CDS encoding dihydroorotate dehydrogenase electron transfer subunit, translating into MIKDVEALILENRFISGKTYMLRLKAPEIARFVKPAHFVMIKPTLQDFYDPLLRRAFAIADVEDDTIVVYYDVYGKGTYAISQKKEGETINVLGPLGNRLFPEDYDNYIVVGGGIGYTGLSLFLKQLKKHNKRFVAIYGARKKEDLSMIKWNEENQIQPIYYTEDGSFGRKGLVTQDLKDIIKSNPNAPLIVCGPKGMMKAVAKIAKEENALCYLSLESRMACGIGICVGCVVKDVKNDTYVRVCYEGPVFEANEIEL
- the hisIE gene encoding bifunctional phosphoribosyl-AMP cyclohydrolase/phosphoribosyl-ATP diphosphatase HisIE, giving the protein MNLDNLKFNQDGLIPVITQNYYTGKILMQAYANKEAIEETLKSGYATYFSRSRNALWKKGETSGNYQKIMDIKVDCDEDSIIYLVVEEGPACHTGEESCFYRNLNLEKDFKPVPFEILHKLYEKIQERKETMPEGSYVASLFKKGSDKIIQKVGEEAVEAVIALKNKNKDEIVYETSDLLFHLLIALVDAGVKLSDIEEELLKRYK
- a CDS encoding anthranilate synthase component I family protein, which produces MKAGQTVLYTSENGWLDKKGFYVFEKPIFKVVYDNDILRINEDEIKTKRPLLILEKLIKRHNLYALGFISYDFNKHILNSKNLKKDDLALPKIFVNLYKKFEFKERLDLPSEKSIIKQIKFNTRKSEFIQKVEKIKDYISKGDVYQANLSHRIDVYGIFYPFSVFLNLVKTQPTPYMMFIKNLNFSLISGSMELFLEKKGREIITKPIKGTIKRGLNELEDEVLKNQLINSEKERAENLMITDLMRNDLSKIANNVKVEELFKVDKYSTLFQMSSTVKGILKEKLSFEEVILNTFPPGSVTGAPKKRAMEIIDELEDKKRSVYCGATFLIKPNLDFVMSVAIRQMIFTKDRCSIYVGSGIVWDSDPVKEYEETLIKAKANLKSLGFDADLISY